A genomic segment from Nocardiopsis sp. Huas11 encodes:
- a CDS encoding helix-turn-helix domain-containing protein produces the protein MYTTPDLHELGGADAYLRNCASRSVVELISNKWVCLVIGALASGPMRFGSLRRRLDGITQKMLTRTLRDLERSGLVDRQVFPTTPPQVEYSLTPLGENLGVLMGAIRTWAEGHMGEITEARADYDARAQEPVRPL, from the coding sequence ATGTATACCACCCCTGACCTGCATGAACTTGGCGGCGCCGATGCCTATTTGCGCAACTGCGCCTCACGGAGCGTCGTGGAGCTGATCTCCAACAAGTGGGTGTGCCTGGTGATCGGCGCGCTGGCCTCCGGCCCGATGCGCTTCGGCTCCCTGCGCCGCCGCCTGGACGGCATCACCCAGAAGATGCTCACGCGGACGCTGCGCGACCTGGAGCGCAGCGGACTCGTCGACCGCCAGGTCTTCCCCACCACCCCGCCCCAGGTGGAGTACAGCCTGACCCCGCTCGGCGAGAACCTCGGGGTGCTGATGGGGGCGATCCGGACCTGGGCCGAGGGGCACATGGGCGAGATCACCGAGGCCCGCGCCGACTACGACGCCCGCGCCCAGGAGCCCGTCCGCCCGCTCTGA
- a CDS encoding rhamnogalacturonan acetylesterase yields the protein MIRRSFLAASAAVLGAPLIATPAGAAPGRAPRVFVTGDSTASAYAAREAPRAGWGQALELFLGHGATVDDRALSGASSKSFADLGLLDGVLADIRPGDYLLASFGHNDSKSADPDRYTEPWSTYQEQLTVYLDGARERGAHPVLVTSVERRRFTADGAPRESHGDYPAAMRALADREGVPLVDLTALSLELWGGLGPEGTKSHFLWLEPGAHDNYPDGVEDNTHFQAHGAIEVARLVAADLKRQRVLPPRLVRRLGDEIPDSALTWPAERPVQAVFF from the coding sequence ATGATCCGTCGCAGCTTCCTCGCCGCCTCCGCCGCCGTCCTCGGCGCTCCGCTGATCGCCACGCCCGCCGGGGCGGCCCCCGGACGGGCGCCGCGCGTGTTCGTCACCGGCGACTCCACCGCCTCCGCCTACGCGGCCCGCGAGGCGCCCCGGGCCGGGTGGGGACAGGCCCTGGAGCTCTTCCTCGGCCACGGCGCCACCGTGGACGACCGTGCTCTGTCCGGCGCCAGTTCCAAGAGCTTCGCCGACCTGGGCCTGCTGGACGGGGTCCTGGCCGACATCCGGCCCGGCGACTACCTCCTGGCCTCCTTCGGCCACAACGACTCCAAGTCCGCCGACCCCGACCGCTACACCGAGCCCTGGAGCACCTACCAGGAGCAGCTCACCGTCTACCTCGACGGCGCGCGCGAGCGCGGCGCCCACCCGGTTCTGGTCACGTCGGTCGAACGGCGCCGCTTCACCGCCGACGGCGCGCCCCGCGAGTCCCACGGCGACTACCCCGCCGCCATGCGCGCCCTGGCCGACCGCGAGGGCGTTCCCCTGGTCGACCTCACCGCGCTCAGCCTGGAGCTGTGGGGCGGGTTGGGCCCCGAGGGCACCAAGAGCCACTTCCTGTGGCTGGAGCCGGGCGCCCACGACAACTACCCCGACGGCGTCGAGGACAACACCCACTTCCAGGCGCACGGCGCGATCGAGGTCGCCCGCCTGGTCGCGGCCGACCTCAAGCGGCAGCGCGTCCTGCCCCCGCGCCTGGTCCGCCGCCTGGGCGACGAGATCCCCGACTCCGCGCTGACCTGGCCCGCCGAGCGCCCCGTCCAGGCCGTGTTCTTCTGA